The following nucleotide sequence is from Zea mays cultivar B73 chromosome 1, Zm-B73-REFERENCE-NAM-5.0, whole genome shotgun sequence.
CTCAGGGGACGTATGGCACGGTCTACCGGGGCACCTACGATGGACAGGACGTCGCAGGTATTGATCTAGCTCTGCTTCTTTCAAAGTGTATGATAATGTTGCAGACAGGCTCACTTTGGTAAAAGTCTTATGCTGTCTTATGGATTCAAGGTGAAATAACATACCCCATGACTGAAACAATATACCCCATGATTGAAACAATGCTTCTGTGTGACTACTGACTAGTTCCAGTAGCTTACTTATTGAAGTTTATTCCAATCCAACCTATGGAATGGAAGGCCTTATTATTCGATTTTTTGTGGAAAGTAATACCTGGCATCACTTCTCTGTCTAATCCAGggtttgtcttgatcatttgtgcTTGAGATGCTGCTACATATGCTTGATTGCGAATTTGCAATGTATCTACTGTTCTTTTGCAACTGCTCCATATGTTCTATCACATTGCGGACTCTAAGATATGCATGCCTTTTTTTTCTTAAGAAGAAACTTTTCCTAACTGAAACTTATGGTTTAGAATGTGCATTTGACCTTAATGGTTGGTGGTTAAAATGCTGACAAATCTGTTGCTTGAATGGAGGAATTCAGTAAGATAGTAAATATGGACTGGTCTGGTTAGACTACATTTAAGCTTGTCGCATGCCTAGAATTTAGACGGGCATGTGTGGCTTTGCATACTCCTAGTTTATGACCTTGCAGCACGAATAGTTTCAGGATATTCTTTCTCGACTTCCCAAAGTATGCATGTGTTCCCATTCTTCCCTCTATTTCTTACTTTTCACTTTTGGGTTGCAGTCCTCCTGCCCCATGCCCCTTAATCAATTTATTGCCAGTCAGAAATGTTTTGATGTTGACCTCTTTTCCTTTTCCTTATCTTTTTAAGCGTCTATCCTTCTACGAATTGATCTTCACGTCATTCGGAGATTGATGTGCAAATAATGTTTTGCACTTAATCTTTCCAAACTATGTAATGTTCCTGTAGCCTTCTCAAGATTAGTTTTGCCATTGTTGTGCTTGTCGTCAATAAGCCATTGTGCAACTTTAGTATATACAGTAGATATCATTGTTGTGTTCATCAGCTATAGATATGTGACCACGACAAATGACAATGCTATCAGAAGCTCTTTGTGCTACATTTTTGTTAGATTAAGATTTTATTTTTTTGATCCAATTCAATTGCTTTCATCTAAAATTTATTGCTTTGACTTACAAGATTGTGGTTTTAGACCACAGAGCACTTGCTTCCTCTTATTGCTTCATTAATAATAAATAAATGATATCATTTACTTTCGGTGGGGTGGGTCTCCTTTTTCTGTTTTTTAATCAATTCTCTTAAGTTAACAACCACATACTTTCACTGTTGAATAGGGATTCTTTGATATTATTATCACAATTACTTATGATGCTTCATTGATCTGCTATTGTCATGCTGACATGTGTGCACTATATGTCCACAATTCCAAGGACAGATAAGTAAGATTATTGTGTGATACTGCAGTGAAGCTTTTGGATTGGGGAGAAGATGGTTTTGCCACAGAGGCTGAAACTGCTGCTTTACGAACATCATTTAAGACGGAGGTTGCTGTTTGGCATAAGCTCAGCCACCCTAATGTTACAAAGGTGAATATTTTCATGAATTCCTGTGCATGTTCATGTCTGTAACTCCGGATAGATGCTTGTTTATGTAGTAAAGCTGTTGATCCTTAGCTTGCTGATTATTACCAAAATTTGCCCATGACCAGTTCATAGCAGGTATCTTCCATAAaaagtttttccttttgtgctATTGGAGAAGTACTTGAATGCATTGTGTTGTTTTTTCTCGCAGTTTGTTGGTGCATCTATGGGGACCACAGACCTTAAGATTCCATCAAACAATTCCAATGGTGCTGCACGTACAAATTTGCCAGCAAGAGCATGTTGTGTTGTGGTAGAGTATCTTGCTGGAGGAActttgaagcaatatttgataaagAATAGCCGACGGAAGCTTGCTTATAAAGTTGTGGTCCAGCTTGCATTGGATTTGGCCAGAGGGTAAATAACACTTAAGCTGAAATACTGCCATGAATTGTTTTCTCTGAATCCACTGCTAACTGTCTGGAGATTTCCTTTGCAGATTGAGCTATCTGCACTCCAGAAAGATTGTACATCGGGATGTGAAAAGCGAAAACATGCTGCTTACTCCACAGAGAAACCTTAAGATTGCCGATTTCGGTGTTGCTCGTGTTGAGGCTCAGAATCCAAAGGACATGACTGGTGCAACAGGCACACTTGGTTATATGGCTCCAGAGGTATTTACTGGACTGACCTTTTTTTTAATCTTTTCTGTTCCATaatgtggattattttcagttatTCCCATGCTAAAAATAAAGTGTCTGTCCCGTTTCTTTGTATGTGCTATAGGTTCTTGATGGTAAGCCATACAACAGGAAGTGTGATGTTTATAGTTTTGGCATTTGTTTATGGGAAATCTATTGCTGTGACATGCCTTACCCAGACCTAAGTTTTGCCGATGTCTCATCTGCCGTTGTTCACCAGGTTTGCCCTGTGTTCCATATATACTGCATATATGCAAttagttttctctctctctccctcatgtAATGTGCACAGGACAGTATGCATTTTATAAattatttcttctttctttcgGCAGAATTTGCGCCCAGACATTCCTCGCTGCTGCCCAAGCGCATTTGCGAATGTTATGCGGAAATGCTGGGATGCAAACCCTGATAAACGCCCTGATATGGATGAAGTGGTGCAGCTTTTAGAGGCTCTGGACACGAGCAAAGGCGGTGGCATGATACCTGATGGCCAATCATCAGGATGCTTATGCTTCACAAAGGCTCGTGGTCCATAGATACTTTTCATGGTACTCCCTTCCCTTGGCAACACTTTCCCCGTGTAAATGACTGGGCCACAGCATGCTTCTCTTTGCACGACCTGTGCAGTCGTCGCTTACAGTTCTCCATAGCTGCCTTGCGATCATTGCGTGTCAACCTGTAGCTCTCATACGATTTTTGCTGTCCTCTGTCGACAATCTTTTCATATACTAGTGTGCTGCTGTAATTGTGGTTCTAAAAGAGATTTGGCATACGCGTTACACTCTTGAAACTGCTGTATGATCAGTATAaatctttactctgattattatttccatttgtgctaAGAATTGAGTACAAGAATGGCCTGAAATAAATTCGTGTTTAGCTGATCCTGTGCTTTTGTTCATTTGTTCAGGCCATTTTGAGACATGCTGGTGCTGTGGCTATTGTTGTTCTTTTCGCCCTTAAATGTAGTAGAATCAGTTCATTAGTTATGAGACTCAATGTCGGCTGGCTAAACTGCACTTTCTAAAACTCGCTCGTTATGGCACTTCTCTCATCGCTTGGAATAAGGTCACTTGTCTAAAGAACAAAGGTGGTCTTGGAGTGCTTAATCCGAGAATTCAGAATGTGGCCCTTCTGATGAAATTTGTTCATAAGTTTTACAATAGACTGGACATTCCTTGGGTCCATATGGTGCGGGACTCCTACTATTCTTCGGTCAGATCCCCCACTGCTCTCATAAGAAAGGGCCCTTCTGGTGGAGAGATGTTACACAATTACTCACCTACTTCAGAGGATATGCCATGCCTCGTGTGGGTGATGGAAGCATTATCCTCTTTTGGCAGGATGTTTGGAACAATCACGCCCCCATGACGGCTTTCCCCTGCCTCTATTCCTTAGCAAAAAAAAATAAGGAATCCACAATGCTGGCATTCATCAGTAATGTCTTTAGAAGATAATTTTCACACTCCTCTGTCATGCAGGCTCAGGAATACATTATCTTTTCATATATGATCGAATGCTGGAAGCTAGGGAAGAGACGGATAAATGGATTTACCCTTAGGAAACAACAAGTTCATCTCCTCGAAATTCTATAATATCATCTTTGCATCCATCAATCCTCTCGCGATTTTTTTTATGGATTTGGTCTCATCTTTCGGCTGACTGCCTGACTGCGTAACCCAAACGCTGTATTAGGATTCCCATCTTTTGCATATCCTTATTGGAGTTAACCTAATGTTGGTTAATAAAGTTATGCGACAACTTGTCAACTTTATCTGCAGTTGCACAATCAACATAAACTGTATATATTAATAGATAAGtaggtactccctccgtttctttttattagtcgctggatagtgcaattttgcactatccagcgactaataaaaagaaacggagggagtactataTTACCACTACATAAAATATATCCTAAAATATGTGCAGCATTGATTTAATATGCAGAGATTGTTCTAAATAAAACAGTAGTGCAGATAAAACTAATAAGAAAACGGAATGTAAAATAAAGCTATCGTAGGCTTAAGAAAGAACGTGAAATAGAAATAGACCAGAGCCCTGCAAGCCCACCTAGCGCGCGCCCACTGGGCTGCTCGTAGATGACACGACGAATGACACCTCGCTCTCTCTCACCTGCACAGCTCAACACTCACCCTCCCATGCCATGGAGCCGACCGCGTGCAGATCGACTCTAGCTCGTGGAAGCGGCCGGAGAGAGCGGTGGCGCAGCAACAGCAGGGGATCTATCACCGGACGGGCAAGACGTGTGAGTTGGTTGGTTGGTCGGTCTGCCCCCAATGGCGACGGCTCATCGGCCCCGCCGGACGCAGACGCAGACAGACGGTCCATCGATCGCTCGGCCAGGCAGAGCCGCAGAGATTATTCTCCAGTAGGAGAATTCCCGCAATCGATCTGCGTGCAAGAACTTGTCGCTCCTTCTGAGTTTGGCAGGTGCCCTAGCAGCTGCACCGACGAAACAGTGCCAAATTGCCTGGCACGTGGGGCCAGGGTGCATGTGTGGGTGCGCGTGATTAGGAGCCCTCCCCGGACGGCAGACGCGTGATATATACGTCCTTTCACCTCGCATTTTGCTGTATTGTATCTGTATGTAGTCGTCGTATCGTCCGAttttttttttgtattttagcccttaaacagaagtaaaatcacgtttagacctaaaaaaattttaaatgcagttttggatcctttgctcggcgccatagcctatggcgccgagctaacacagctcggcgccataggctatggtgccgaggtcgtgttgcgttggcacaacccagacgcgtggcgtcgacgtggaaccgagctcggcgccacagatcttggcgccgagctcggttgtgttATTAAAATATTTGTTGCAGACATGAGCACAAAGTCCATCTAGCCCACTTGGTAGAGCACAAGGCTTCTAACCATGTGGTCGTGGGTTCAAGCCCCATAGTttgcattttttttgttttttttgtttatgTTGTTGGTGTGTCCGCTTAAATTTATTTCTCGCCTAGATTTTTTTTTATCTCGGCGtatcacgtacctcggcgccataaccTATGTCGTCTGCATGCCATTATTCCTAGCTCTAGCTGAGACGATAAACCATATATATTCTCGGCACGAATATACAAATTAATCTAGGTTTCAACCAAGTTAACGTTTTCTTAATTTACAAAATGGTCCGATCGATCCCTGCCATCCTAGATGATGCATGCATGCCAATAAGACATGTATGTCCTGTGCTACATCTGGGCGTATATACCTACGCGCACTGCACACGTCGTGCCAGCTACGTGTGTACAGCTGAAAGAGTGACCATGCATGCATGTCGACGGTGTTGCGAGGCGACATTCAGCTGTACTGTATTGGGCTTTTGCTCTTGATCCCTTACACCTTGGAAGGGACAGATGGCTAGAAATTTTTAGCAAAACTTCAGTGTAAGTATAGGTAAATTATATAAGCTGAACTGACTTCAGTGACAAAACAAAGATAAAAAAAATCTAGGCGAGAAATAAATTTAAGCGGACACACCAACGAcataaacaaaaaaaacaaaaaaatgcaAACTATGGGGCTTGAACCCACGACCACATGGTTAGAAGCCTTGTGCTCTACCAAGTGGGCTAGATGGGCTTTATGCTCATGTCTGCAACAAATATTTTAATaacacaaccgagctcggcgccaagatctgtggcgccgagctcggttccacgtcgacgccacgcgtctgggttgtgccaacgcaacacgacctcggcgccataggctatggcgccgagcaaagggtccaaaactgcatttaaaaattttttaggtctaaacgtgattttacttttgtttaagggctaaaatacaaaaaaattcGGTCGTATCGTGCCGCTAGCTAGCTACTGCTGCGACCGACCGCGATATATATATGGATCCGCGCGCAACGACCAACAAACGTCGGCAAATATATGGATCCTACGTACGTACGTACAGTGTGTTTGTGCGTCTCTCTCTCTACATATATACTGGAGTACTACACTCATTCGCAGGTGTAGTAGTACGCCACTATCACTAGCTCGGTCGATCAGGCAGGTACGTCGTATTTAAGTGCGTGCCACATGCACTGGTCCACGCCCAGCGTATAGCAACAAGAGAGAGATGACGCGCCTTTAGTACCGGGGGTGTTAAAGACttctttagggctagtttggaagccACAAAATCGGAGAAGATTAGATCGGCTAAAATCCTCTGCTTACTCAAAATTAAATAAGGAGGAGACACTACCGGAATCTGGGTCCTTGCCGAGTGCcggtggctttgccgagtgctttttatcgggcactcggcaaagaagatttTGTCGAACGCCGCACTCAGcaaagtcctgcgctcggtaaagagcttgtttaccgagtgcaggacactcggcacagcgaagcacactcggcaaagattgctTTGCCGAGCGTCAAACACTCGACAAACACGGCTCTCGACAAAGGgtcgttagcggccgtctacagctcacggccgtcagtctttgccgagtgtcttctttggacactcggcaaagcatatttttattttttattttggccaccaaactttttgtagtatgttcctacactatgtagacctatatgtaccattttgggacaattataacaatgttttcaatagctagtagatttagttcgtttatttggatttcttcggaaaattcagatttgaactgcaggtcactcgaaacttggaaaaccgtgcatgcaaaaatgatatgcatgctacttagcacaagttacgaccgatttcaggagcagaccggaaacttcgagcatcatgctcactcaacatggtcgtgaacttgcgatccaggtgtttaaaaattgtataaaacacaaacaaagtcagaaaatcatgaaacctgtccatgtgtcatgatatcatatgtagaggctgtgatgaaaatttaaaaatgtttcgagaaagctgtgatgcactatgtgtacaaacctaagagatcaacattgaaactctatgatttcatgtgtagttctcttaggtttctacatataatgtctcacaactttctgcaaacattctaaattttttatcacaacctctacatatgatatcatgacacgtggacaagtttcatgattttctgagtttgtttatgtttataaaatttttaaacagctggatggcaagttcacgaccatgttgagtgagcatggtgctcgaagtttccggtccgctcctgaaatcggtcgtaacttgtgctaactagcatggatatcatttttgcatacacgattttccaagtttcgagggacgtgcagttcaaatgtgattttTTCGAATAAATTCAAATAAactaactaaatctactagctatagaaaacacttttcgaattgtctcaaaatggtatatgtaggtctatatagtgtaggaacacaccacaaaaaatttggttggaaaataaataaaataaaaaagccGAGTGCCAAatagctggcactcggcaaagagagtctttgccgagtgtcttctgtggacactcgacaaagcatatttttatttttttttattttggccactaaactttttgtagtatgttcctacactatgtagacctacatgtaccattttgggacaattataacaatgttttcaatagctagtagatttagttcgtttatttggatTTCTTTGGAAAATTCAGATCTGAACTGTAGGTCACTTGAAACTTGAaaaatcgtgcatgcaaaaatgatatgcatgctacttagcacaagttacgaccgatttcaggagcggaccggaaacttcgagcaccatgctcactcaacatggtcgtgaacttgtcatccaggtgtttaaaaattgtataaaacacaaacaaagtcagaaaatcatgaaacttgtccatgtgtcatgatatcatatgtagaggccgtgataaaattttgaaaaagtttcgagaaagctgtgatgcactatgtgtacaaacctaagagatcaacattgaaactctatgatttcatgtgtagttctcttaggtttctacacataatgtctcacaattttcttcaaacattctaaatttgttatcacagcctctacatatgatatcatgacacgtggacaagttttatgattttctgagtttttttatgttttataaaatttttaaacagctggatggcaagttcatgaccatgttgagtgagcatggtgcttgaAGTTTCCGGTCCACTCCTGAAATcgatcgtaacttgtgctaactaGTATGGATATCATTTTGCATGcatggttttccaagtttcgagggacgtgcagttcaaatgtgattttttcgaagaaattcaaataaacgaactaaatctactagctatagaaaacacttttctaattgtctcaaaatggcacatgtaggtctatatagtgtaagAACACACCATAAAAAATTTGGTTgggaaaataaataaaataaaaatgtactttgccgagtgtctagaaatgacacttggcaaagtaggctttgccgagtgtcggcccaggggacactcggcaaagaatagtaAAAGAATCTTTGCTGAGTGTCGCCCAGGAGACACTCGACGAagacgactttgccgagtgccagcgatctggcactcAGCAAAcaatattttaaaattttaaaaaaaatctttgccgagtatcAAAGAACGGGTAAATAGCGCATGTTAAGTTTCTTTCTCTCTCACTCTCaccgccgcgccgccgctgccctcTCCACGCCGCCGCGCTCGACGCCGTCACACCGCCGCACtcgactgagagcacctagaggggggggttgaataggtgatcctgtaaaacttgaaaacttaagccacaaaaacttggttaagcgttagcacagtaaatgccaagtggctagagaggagtctcaacaaaacacaataaccacaagaaatcaatcacagagatggcacggtggttatcccgtggttcggccaagaccaacacttgcctactccacgttgtggcgtcccaacggacgagggttgcaatcaacccctctcaagcggtccaaagacccacttgaataccactgtgttttgcttgcttttctcaatcccgtttgcgaggaatctccacaacttggagcctctcgcccttacacttgaagttcacaaagaagcacagagcaagggaggattagcaacgcacacaagacacaagaatcagagtgtcaacacgcacacaagtcgcaacaagagctcgcaacacaactcaatgagttcacaactccactagagctctatatgctatcacaatgaaacaaatgcgcggaatcgaggtcttggtgcttagaaatgttgtaggaatgcttggtgtactcctccatgcgcctaggggacccttttatagccccaaggcagctaggagccgttgagagcattcaaggaaggctgatcttgccttctgtcgactggtgcaccggacagtccggtgcacaccggacactgtctggtgcccgatttccttccaaaaatggcgcagtcgaccgttggcagcctgagagccgttggcgcaccggacatgtccggtgcacaccggacagtccgatgcctccttctagccgttggctcggccacgtgtcccgcgcagatcgcgcggccgaccgttggcccggccgaccgttggctcaccggacagtccggtgcacaccggacagtccggtgaattatagtcgtacgtcgccggtgaattcccgagagcggccagttcgctcgagccagcctggcgcaccggacactgtccggtgcaccaccggatagtccggtgctcctagactgagcagagtcttggctgctcgagccaagacaattccaattcgatttttcctgtttccagcacttagacacaatacattagtctctaaaacaatgtactaagtctgagaaacatacctttatccttgatttgtactttgtccaccattttacacttaggcacttgtgttggatactaaatcaccaaaatacttagaaattgtccaagagcacatttccctttcagtctccccttttttggtgatttatgccaacacaacataaagcaagtagaacaagtgcaaaatcaattcaaataagaacccaaaattgttttgattcaattttgacatatatggatcatcctttgccaccacttggtttgtttttgcaaatcaacctcaaattcctatctctaagtcaaacacactagttaaaacataaggagagtcattccaagagaaattgagtcaagattcaaaaactccccctttttcccataatcaacatttttccccacaagaggccaacttttgacataagagacaacaaaagagttttgacaaaccaaaagctctaatctactattttcaaaatttctcaagtggtagctgatccatctattgctttggcctttattttctccccctttggcatcaagcaccaaaacgggatcaatcttggcccgttaaccccattgcctcaccaaaatcttcaaatgagaacacaaaggcaataagaggatgtgagatgaacttggaattagttaccctctcatcggagtgcagtggaagtctttcatggtccaagtccaccttttccctttcaaaactcctttgagactaaatcaagcaaactcaagcaaacggttagtctcaaagggtcaagttgtagcacaactccccctatatatgtgcatcacttgcacaaggacttgtgaggtccgggaagtgattgtacaacttgagcaccatagtgagcaacaaaatgcataaggaacatgatcaaaggcataaacacatgtatgctataaatcaatccaagttcctcgaatctaggatatttagctcactacgcagcctgcaaaaggtcttttcatctaaaggcttagtgaagatatcagctagctggttctcggtgctaacatgaaacacttcaatatctcccttttgctggtggtctctcaaaaagtgatgccggatgtcaatgtgctttgtgcggctgtgctcaacaggattttccgctattcggatagcactctcattgtcacataggagtgggactttgctcagattgtagccaaagtcccggagggtttgcctcatccaaagtagttgcgcgcaacactgtcctgcggcaacgtactcggcctcagcggtggatagggcaacggaggtttgtttcttagagttccacgacaccagggaccttcctaagaattggcacgtccccgatgtactcttcctatcgaccttacatccagcatagtcggaatctgaatatccaatcaagtcaaagttagacccctttggataccagatcccgaagcaaggcgtagcgactaaatatcgaagaattcgcttcacagccactaagtgacactccttaggatcggattgaaatctagcacacatgcatacgctaagcataatatccggtctactagcacacaaataaagtaaagaccctatcatagaccggtatgctttttgatcaacggacttacctcctttgatgaagtcggtgtgtccgtcagttcccattggcgtctttgcgggcttggcgtccttcatcccaaaccgctttagcaagtcttgcgtgtacttcgtttgggagatgaaagtgccgtccttgagttgcttcacttggaacccaaggaagtagttcaactcgcccatcatcgacatctcgaatttctacgtcattaccctgctaaactcttaacAAGACTttcgattagtagaaccaaatattatgtcatcgacataaatttggcacacaaaaagatcaccatcgcaagtcttagtaaaaagagttggatcggctttcccgaccttgaaagcattagcaattaaaaagtctctaaggcattcataccatgctcttggggcttgcttaagtccatagagcgccttagagagcttacacacgtggtcggggtaccgttcatcctcgaaaccagggggttgctccacgtacacctcctctttgatcggcccgttgaggaaagcgctcttcacatccatttgatacaacctgaaagaatggtgagcggcatatgctagcaaaatacgaattgattctagcctagccacaggagcgaacgtctcctcaaagtccaaacctgcgacttgggcataaccttttgccacaagtcgagctttgttccttgtcaccaccccgtgctcgtcctgtttgttgcggaatacccacttggttcccacaacattttgcttgggacgaggcaccagcgtccaaacttcattgcgcttgaagttgttgagttcctcctgcatggccaacacccagtccggatctagcaaggcctcttctaccctgaaaggctcaatagaagagacaaaggagtaatgctcacaaaaattaactaatcttgaacgagtagttactcccttgctaatatcacccaatatttggtcgatgggatgatccctttgaatcgtcgctcgaacttgggttggaggtgcctgaggtgcttcttcctcttcaacttgaacatcttgtgctcccccttgatcatgcgcctccacttgaggtacctgttcgtcatcttgggttgggggaagcaccatagttgaggaagacggttgatcttgctccaattgttcctgaggccgtacatctccaatcgccatggtgcgtatcgcggccgttggaacgtcttcttcatctacatcatcaagatcaacaacttgctctcttggagagccattagtctcatcaaatacaacgtcgctagagacttcaaccaaacccgatgatttgttgaagaccctatatgcctttgtatttgaatcataacctaataaaaacccttctacagctttgggagcaaatttagaagatctacctttcttcacaagaatataacacttgctcccaaatacacgaaaataagacacattgggtttgttaccagttagcagctcatatgaagtctttttgaggaggcggtgaaggtagaccctgttgatggcgtggcaagccgtgttcacggcttccgaccaaaaacgctcgggggtcttgaactctccaagcatagtcctcgccatatgaatgagcgtcctgttcttcctctctaccacaccattttgctgaggtgtgtagggagcggagaactcgtgcttgatcccctcctcctcaaggaactcctccacttgaagattcttgaattcggacccgttgtcgcttcttatcttcttcaccttgagctcaaactcatttttatctctccttagaaagcgcttgagggtcccttgggtttcagacttatcctgcaaaaagaacacccaagtgaagcgggaaaagtcatcaacaataactagaccatacttacttcctcctatgctcagataggtgacgggtccgaagaggtccatatgcatcagctccagaggtcttgaagtggtcatcacattcttgctgtgatgtgct
It contains:
- the LOC100274496 gene encoding Protein kinase superfamily protein, with amino-acid sequence MASSTSEMAEGKEKLKRSGSLGSNDTYVRADKIDLTSLDIQLENQLTKTWGKANLKSQGPKEEWEIDLAKLEIRYVIAQGTYGTVYRGTYDGQDVAVKLLDWGEDGFATEAETAALRTSFKTEVAVWHKLSHPNVTKFVGASMGTTDLKIPSNNSNGAARTNLPARACCVVVEYLAGGTLKQYLIKNSRRKLAYKVVVQLALDLARGLSYLHSRKIVHRDVKSENMLLTPQRNLKIADFGVARVEAQNPKDMTGATGTLGYMAPEVLDGKPYNRKCDVYSFGICLWEIYCCDMPYPDLSFADVSSAVVHQNLRPDIPRCCPSAFANVMRKCWDANPDKRPDMDEVVQLLEALDTSKGGGMIPDGQSSGCLCFTKARGP